In Legionella lytica, one genomic interval encodes:
- a CDS encoding substrate-binding periplasmic protein, whose product MKKMLNIVIISFALVVSWCYAHMPEENKKFIHFATSAEYPPFEYNERGEIKGFDIDLARLIAKQLGKEVVFDSMQFSSILPALSMGQVDAAISTLTITEQRKKNFDFSTPYYFESLAVVYSQQQPFKNIAQLTNKKIAVQLGSTMEIWLKNNLPNAQLLVMDNNNQAIAALKAGHVEAVVVDGAQGASFSQKNPGLSFTVISKSNDGYGLALKKNSPLTHEINKALQQLEQNGELAKLKQKWFGGA is encoded by the coding sequence ATGAAGAAGATGTTAAATATAGTAATCATTAGTTTCGCTCTTGTTGTTTCATGGTGTTATGCTCATATGCCAGAGGAAAATAAGAAATTTATTCATTTTGCTACTTCCGCAGAATATCCACCTTTTGAATATAATGAGCGCGGCGAGATTAAAGGTTTTGATATTGATTTGGCACGTTTGATCGCAAAGCAACTTGGTAAAGAGGTTGTTTTTGACAGTATGCAATTTAGCAGTATTTTACCAGCGCTGAGCATGGGGCAGGTGGATGCAGCCATATCGACACTCACGATTACCGAGCAACGAAAAAAGAATTTTGACTTTAGTACTCCTTACTATTTTGAAAGTCTTGCGGTTGTCTATTCTCAGCAGCAGCCTTTTAAAAATATAGCGCAGCTTACGAATAAAAAAATTGCGGTGCAATTAGGTAGCACCATGGAAATTTGGTTAAAAAATAATCTTCCTAATGCCCAGTTGCTGGTTATGGATAATAACAACCAAGCTATTGCTGCATTAAAAGCAGGGCATGTTGAGGCGGTTGTGGTCGATGGAGCTCAAGGTGCTTCCTTTAGCCAGAAAAATCCTGGGTTATCGTTTACTGTGATTTCCAAATCCAACGATGGCTACGGTTTGGCTTTGAAAAAGAATTCTCCGCTAACTCATGAAATCAACAAGGCTTTACAACAGCTTGAGCAAAATGGTGAGTTGGCCAAACTCAAACAAAAATGGTTTGGAGGCGCTTAA
- a CDS encoding amino acid ABC transporter permease — protein sequence MDELKQNILFIGEGIMMTLTLLIGGLVIGTLLGTTLALLRYQGIAKPIINGFISIMRGTPMILQLSFAYFAVPVLVGLKPNILTAGLLTFGLNSSAYVAEILRAGIESLPKGQFEAAATLQISGFYLWKDIILPQVIKNIFPAFINETIALLKETALIATIGGMDVMRRAQSVAAEQFTYFVPLCIAAAYYYGLVLFIEYLGKKIESKGALC from the coding sequence ATGGATGAGTTGAAGCAAAATATTCTGTTTATCGGTGAAGGGATCATGATGACCCTAACTCTTTTAATTGGTGGCTTAGTGATTGGAACTTTATTGGGAACGACATTAGCCTTATTGCGTTATCAAGGTATTGCAAAGCCAATAATTAATGGATTTATTTCCATCATGAGAGGGACGCCCATGATTTTGCAATTAAGTTTTGCATACTTTGCAGTCCCTGTTCTGGTTGGTTTAAAGCCGAATATTTTAACAGCAGGTTTGTTGACCTTTGGTTTGAACAGTTCTGCTTATGTTGCGGAAATTTTAAGAGCAGGGATAGAGAGCTTGCCAAAAGGACAATTTGAAGCAGCGGCAACATTACAGATTTCTGGTTTTTACTTATGGAAAGACATCATTCTACCGCAAGTAATAAAGAATATTTTTCCGGCATTTATTAATGAAACAATCGCTTTGCTTAAAGAAACCGCGTTGATTGCAACGATTGGAGGGATGGATGTAATGCGTCGCGCACAGTCTGTTGCAGCCGAGCAATTTACTTATTTTGTTCCTTTATGCATCGCAGCCGCTTATTACTACGGATTAGTTTTATTTATTGAATACTTAGGCAAGAAAATTGAGTCAAAGGGGGCGCTATGCTAA
- a CDS encoding ATP-binding cassette domain-containing protein, with amino-acid sequence MLTINSACKHFGSLPVLNGISLEIESQTVLGLAGSSGGGKSTLLRCIQGLETLDSGSINYNGKSGFMFQDFQLFPHMTVLQNLIYAPSLQDKIVNHEPQAQALLQRLGINDKAGSYPQQLSGGQKQRVALARCLMMQPALLLCDEPTSGLDLATIDEVIHILNSVKSLGVTMVIASHDLDFLSKIADRLVVLKEGKIVADVLPKNLAEPISYLKHYYQE; translated from the coding sequence ATGCTAACGATAAACAGTGCCTGTAAGCATTTTGGTTCCTTGCCCGTATTAAATGGGATTAGTCTCGAAATTGAGTCGCAAACCGTTTTGGGGCTAGCTGGGTCTTCAGGTGGCGGAAAATCCACCTTATTGCGTTGCATCCAAGGATTGGAAACTTTGGATTCAGGCAGCATCAACTACAATGGCAAAAGTGGTTTTATGTTCCAGGACTTTCAATTGTTTCCACATATGACGGTACTGCAAAATCTAATCTATGCACCCAGCTTACAAGATAAGATCGTAAACCATGAGCCTCAGGCTCAAGCCTTACTTCAACGTTTAGGAATTAATGATAAAGCAGGTTCTTATCCGCAGCAGCTTTCTGGTGGGCAAAAACAGCGTGTTGCTTTAGCGAGATGTTTGATGATGCAACCCGCTTTATTACTTTGTGATGAGCCTACATCTGGCTTGGATTTAGCAACGATCGATGAGGTTATTCACATATTAAACTCGGTTAAATCTTTAGGCGTGACGATGGTAATTGCCTCTCATGACCTTGATTTTCTTAGCAAAATCGCTGATCGTTTGGTGGTTTTGAAAGAAGGGAAAATTGTTGCAGATGTACTACCTAAAAATTTAGCTGAACCCATTTCGTATTTAAAACATTATTATCAGGAGTAA
- a CDS encoding argininosuccinate synthase: MAESIQKIVLAYSGGLDTSVMIPWLKEHYQQAEIIAVICDLGQSEDLPAIKEKAIRSGASKAYLIDVQQEFVDDYLWKLVKAGALYENQYILGTISRPLIAQKLVEIAKQEQAEAVAHGATGKGNDQVRFEYTVKALAPELKIIAPWRVWSIKSRQEAIEYAKLHGIEVPVTPKSPYSRDHNAWYISHEGGVLEDPSQPKPDDLLLMTAPLAQTPTTPELISIDFEQGVPVALNSKAMSPVALLAELNKIAGKHGIGVADLVENRLVGMKIRGVYEAPAAAVLYKAHLMLESLCMDRATLHLKQSLQQTYANMVYEGRWFSQAKKALDALIDVTQQHVTGTVNLQLFKGNMIPHGMRSPFSLHDPALATFEEDCVYNQYDAEGFINLFSLSAKIYGMVHKEDVL; encoded by the coding sequence ATGGCTGAATCCATCCAAAAAATTGTACTGGCTTATTCTGGTGGACTTGATACCTCAGTAATGATTCCATGGTTAAAGGAACATTACCAACAAGCAGAAATTATTGCAGTGATTTGTGATCTTGGTCAAAGTGAGGATTTACCTGCAATTAAAGAAAAAGCTATTCGCAGTGGAGCATCTAAAGCTTATCTTATTGATGTACAGCAAGAATTTGTCGATGATTACTTGTGGAAATTAGTCAAAGCAGGGGCTCTTTATGAGAATCAGTATATTCTTGGAACGATATCCAGACCATTGATTGCTCAGAAGTTAGTTGAGATTGCTAAGCAAGAACAGGCTGAAGCAGTAGCTCATGGTGCTACTGGCAAAGGAAATGATCAGGTACGATTTGAATACACGGTTAAAGCCTTAGCGCCTGAACTTAAAATCATTGCGCCTTGGAGAGTCTGGTCGATTAAATCCAGGCAAGAGGCTATTGAGTATGCCAAATTACATGGGATTGAGGTGCCAGTAACGCCTAAATCACCGTATTCCAGGGATCATAATGCTTGGTATATCTCTCATGAGGGCGGGGTTTTGGAAGATCCATCTCAACCTAAGCCAGATGATTTGTTATTAATGACAGCACCCTTGGCGCAGACTCCAACTACTCCAGAATTGATTAGCATTGATTTTGAGCAAGGGGTGCCTGTTGCTTTAAATTCCAAAGCAATGTCGCCTGTAGCTTTATTAGCTGAGCTCAATAAAATTGCTGGGAAACATGGTATTGGTGTGGCTGATCTTGTTGAAAATAGATTGGTGGGAATGAAAATTAGAGGGGTATATGAAGCACCTGCAGCTGCTGTTCTGTATAAAGCTCATTTAATGCTCGAAAGCCTATGCATGGACAGAGCTACTTTACATCTAAAACAATCATTACAACAGACCTATGCCAACATGGTGTATGAAGGACGTTGGTTTTCACAAGCCAAAAAAGCTTTGGATGCTCTAATTGATGTAACACAACAACATGTAACAGGAACAGTTAACTTACAATTGTTTAAAGGGAATATGATTCCTCATGGAATGCGGTCTCCCTTTAGTTTGCATGACCCAGCGTTAGCTACCTTCGAAGAAGATTGCGTTTATAATCAATATGATGCTGAAGGGTTTATTAACTTATTCTCTTTATCCGCTAAAATATATGGTATGGTCCACAAAGAGGATGTTTTATGA